The Raphanus sativus cultivar WK10039 chromosome 2, ASM80110v3, whole genome shotgun sequence DNA segment GAAAATTTGAATAGTGAAGGAGGGTAAGTTTCTAAGAGACAGCCAAGAACTGCTTACTTAGCTGGATTGGTTGTATCTAGTAAGAGGTATTGTTTTATTGATTGTTTCTAGTGTTCAAAGGAGGTTCCATCTTGTTATTACCATTCATTTTCTTGGTTACTACAGAAAAATTGATTACTATAAAGAAGACGagttatattacatataaactcAGATTAAAAACGTCAAAATCATGAAATAATGCATGTAGAGAAACACATACAAAAAGGACACTTCAACATAATCTCTAGCTAGTGCCATGGTATCTTTTAAACTGAATCAGTTTCACCATATATAGAACTTGGAGGTCCATACCAATATGGTAAAGTAAGAAGTTATCATATTTAAGAGCAATGCAAAGGGTAATGATCATTGTAGCGTTGCCTTTTGAAAATTGAGAACTAGTAAAAGTAAATTAGGGAACATGAGGCTCTAGTTTAGGGTTCGTGAGTGTGACTTACAGTTGGgtttgtgttattttattggGGTTTTGTGATTTTATTCTTTAGGACACTCGAATTTACGTGGGACATCATTGTTTGTCTACATTTGCGTATCAACATCCATCACCATAATACTCAAAACTCTTTCAACTTTCTTTCACATCTCCATCTAATTCCAACATTAATAAACCTCATCACAATCCTATATTAGCTTAAAGCACTTTCTAATGAATATATCTCCGAAATTAACGGGTATAATCAAGCTTTAAATAGTATAAACATGTACTTTTGTAACTTGATAGAACTTGAGTTCTTAAGTTGTATTTGTAAGACTCCATATGCAGAAATTACTATGATTGTACAAACAAGCCTGGCTGATCAACTTAATTTCATTCTAGTTTCAGTCTCCTTTTGTTTGTAACACTCTAGTTTGAGTCTCCATTATCAAAATTATCTGTTGCGAGTATTATGAGAAAGGAAAAACAAGTAGTCGATGTTTCACTTGGCCGACAGAATAAAAAAGTATTGacatttttcaaatgtttttaaatagggGAAAATGGTGAGACATGTAAAAGGAGATGACACAGAGTGACAACGACAGTAGATAAGGCCCAAGTTACTATAGTCACTTTTGCAGAACTGTGGAATCTCCCAACACCCTAAAGCctttaatttactattttatttgtcTAAAAAACGTTTTAGAAGTTCCTTTGAAATGTGTAGATCCAAACTTCAAGTAATGCAAACCTACTAAAAGATATCTATATTAATTGTCAATACCAGAACACTGATAAttctaaatatcaaaatgaaaATGATGTACGTGTAGAAAACAATCTACAAATGCATTGGTTGATACTGTGGGGGAAATTTGGACCAAAGATTCTGTACAGAGATCCGTTGGTGATTCTGGTTTTGGAGTTTAGCATCCTCTGGCTCCTAGCTAAACTCAAAAGGGCCAACAATGAATAAACAATGTTAAATGTCAAAAGGTGTAAGGCCATGTTATTATGTAATGTTACAGAGGCCTGTATAAAGTACAATTGGCATTTTATAATTAGGGTTTGTTATGATGGTACCTTCTGAAACTGACTCTCTTTGGCATTTTCTATTtcaattttcagaaaaataGAAAGAATCATTCACTTTAATATCAATCCCATCtctatagtttttttgtttttttgttttttttttgtttttccttcaCTCAAATTGATGAAAATATCGTCTCCGCCCTTTGTAGTATTTTCATTTCGGCAAATACAAGAAaagtaatttattatttacaaattggtgtgtaaataattttttgtttacaatttgGTGTGTTTGAGAGAACTGTCACAATTCACCTGAggagataaaataaataataaaaagagatGGCGTATTACTCAAGCAAACTCTGTTCCTACTGTGGCATACCCGTTCCCCGAAGTTACTTATTCACTAGTTACTACTACAGGACTACCAAACAAAATCTTACTTCAAGAgacaaaaagttaaaacaaaataataatcgAGACTTGTGTGACACAGAAGGTAATATCTATACAATTAAATGCAACAAAACCGAAGAAGATTTCAACcagagatttttttaaaattcgatTCTTTGTCAGTTTGtctaataataataagttaacaaaaaaaatatctgctggaaattataaatattagttattgctgtaattatatgatattaaaagtttttcttttgatcaaaaatgtttattgtgtacatctttttttttttcaactttggTTACTTTGGAGTTTGGAACTTTAATCTTCAAACTCCTCACGCCAGGTCCCGAAGTCAGAGTTCAGTAGCTACTTGGCTATGAACGACCCGGCGTTTATTGTGTACATCTATCCACACAAATTAGATTGAAATTCCCttcgaaaaaaaaactatagtgTAGTTACAAAGTCATGTACAGTTAGCATTATTATGTATCGTAAGGTAAACAAAACAGCCTCGTCTTGTAATCAAAGGTCTGATACAAATAAAGTCAAGTCAACCAGAGTATAACAAAAAAGGTGTTCAAAGAGCATATTATACATATGGTCTCATTAAAACTCAGATTAGTTCACTTTGGAGAATTCTCTATCTACTTTGTACCAAATGATTTTTCCAAATTGAATCAAACGAAAAACAACTGTGATTTTCCATTATCTTCAAAAGGAATCAATCAATGGCAATGATCAAGAAGCCGACAGAGACATACATGAGGAAGACCGGGTAAAGTGCGAGAGCTTTCCTTCTTGGGTTCACAGCGGCGCTCATGAAAGGATAAGCGGCCCAAGAGCTCCAGGCAAGAGTCACACACACAACTATCATTTTGAGTATCACATTGTCCTTCAACATGCAGATCACTGCTCCAACATCCAGTGGAAACAGACAATAACCCAATAGGCTTAGGCtttggaaaaatattatatgtccTCCCTGAAAATTgcattgtttcaaaaaaaaaaaaagcttgtaAAAGAACGGGAATAGTATACGGCTGGTAGTAAGTAATACATGAATTAAATGTGTGCTTACCAGGAGCAGCACATTTAGTGTGAGGATCACTGCTCCAGCTGCAAGTAGTGCAAATGCCACGGCAAATACTTCCGACTGTAAATAAATTACAGAGTAAAAGGATGAGACCAGAAGCCATTGCAATAGAAAGAAGCAGATTCTTAATCGTAACCAGATGCATAAGAATGTAATAATGATTTGTAAATTCAGAGACTCAATCTCAGGATGCAAATACAAGGAAAGGAAGAATTTTAAATGGAAACGAAAACAAATAGGTGAtctatagcaaaaaaaaaaaaaaaaatcctaaaacattcAGGCAACTGTCAAAAGCGAGCAGAGACTAAACTACAAACTGATGTCTTTTCAGACATATATCATGCATACAACAAATGCAATCGAACACAGTAAAGGAACAAAACACCCCTTGTCTTAACATTTCCTTGTCTTAACATAAAAACCCCACAACAGAATATCCATTTAAAGCAATGCATATATGAAAAACCACCAACCAACAACATGCCATCCATCCGTTTTGAACTCACATAAGCTAAATGTTACAACATCAATAGTCTAAAATCATATATCACATCCTAGACATCAGAATGCTGCTAAGTCAAGAGACAGGAGAAGAAAGCTCTGAAACTCAAGATTACAAGTAAGGTTGCACACCACATGGGTTGTCTTTGCTGCCCCTAAAGCTAAGGTTTTTGATTCACATATGCATCATCCAAAGGAAAGAGCTTTTAAGAGAGAGCAAAACCTTCTTAACGGAAGCAGACCAAGAGAGAGTAAGGCCCAAGAAGACAATGAAGAAGAAGGGACCCCACAGATCCCAATCCCTAAGGGCCTTCCCAGGATCCTCCCTGTTCGGATTCGGAAACACCACCAGCTTCAGATTACTCACGATCCTCGTCAGATCTCTCTTCACCGTATCCCACACCGGCTCCGTCAACGTGTTCGGCGGTGACCCGAACCCGCTTCCCCCGATCCCTTCCCACCTTCCGAGCTGCTGCTTCCGAAGTTGCCTGACGGCGGAGGGATGGGAGGAGGAGCAGGCGTCACCTTCTGCGCGGAGGACGGCGGAGGGAGGGGAGGGAGGTTGGATTGGACGAAGGGGGAGGATGTGACGGGGATGGAGGGACGGATCGGGCTCGGGGGACGAGCGGGGAGGACTGTTCCGGGACCTGATTGGAAACCGTCGCTCATCATGTTCTCGATCTCGTCGATGTCTGATTGGGACGATTGGTAAAGCGGAACTGTGTCGTTGTGCGACATTTTCTCCGATTGGGATTTCCGACGGTTGGCTTCACCGGAGAAAGGAGGTTTGTTGATTTTCCCGGGAAGAAATTGATCAGATCTGACGATGAAGATAAGTGGAAATTACTTAAcagaggaaaataaaaatataaaataaatataaagaacGTGTGGCCAAGTGCTCaataggcctgggcattcgggtcatcgggtcgggttcggatcgggtctTTTCGGGTCCGGATCTTTTGGGTCTAGAAGTTTaggacccgatagggtaattttaaattttcggttccgggtcggttcgggtcgtaccgggtccgggtcgggtcgggtcttagatagttggacccattcgggtaactagaatttatcggttcggttctgggtcgggttcgggtcgggttcggttcgggtacgacctaaaaaatacctaaaagtacaaaaaaacatgtgaaaatattaatatatccgaaaatatttgacattttatttaaaatttttgtttttattatattaaaatgtgtatatatactaaactatgcAAAATAGAACAATAATTGGTTGTTTCCTAGTGGTTGACCCCTTTGATCTGTAGACAAATAATCCGTCTTCGACTCCCCCTCGATacattttgtttaatttacattattaattcgggtacccGTCGGGTtccgggttcgggtcgggtcgggtccaagaccgcgggtcctctacaacaagacccgatagggtaatttgaccgggtcggttcctacccggaccgggttttttcgggtcggtttcgggtcggatcttcgggtccgggtaaaatgcccaggcctagtgCTCAATCACTGAAACGGCACCGTATATGTTCAACGACGTCGTTTCGTTTTATTGGACTTAACAACATGTACTGTTATGATCTAGAAATATAATCCAATCATGTGATTAGTTGATAAGTCTCTGATGAAAACAAATTGTaggatatttttttattgaatttacaCTTTCCTGAGTAAACTGAATGTGATAAGATTTATATTTGACAATTTCCCCCTTTTTTGTAACATTATATTGCGATTTTCCACTAATTGCATTTAGATAAGAGGCATTTAACACGTTTCTTGTAATATTTCTTACAATTTGAGTAAGCTATCGTTTTTCATCTGAGAGAATAAATAACTatcattttcataaaaaatattttacagaaaaaaaaatattgacatCTTaacatgtataaatatatagGCACACCTTTAATTTACTTTATTGGACAAAGATATACAATCGAAAGAATCGAACACAATTGACAAAAGAGGAAGGAGAGCATTATACATATAGACGAAAAAGAAAGCAGAGGAGGAGgataaatagataaaatgtaTATGATCCCTCTATGACCTTGTTGCACATTCCCGAGGGATTCCCTGTGGAAACCTCTTAGTATCCGTACAGTAATTGTAGATCATGTAGTTCTTCTGAACCCATCTGAGTCTAGCTTGGCTCGTTGAATCCATTTCTTGAGTGTACCAATTAGAGCTTGGTTTCGTCGTGGTACAAGACGATCTTCCGTTTGAATGAGCACACCCGTCGATCTTAATGTTCCTGTAAGAAGCGGTGAATGGAGCTTTGGACCAATCCGTTTTAACCAGACCGCCTCTAGTTGCCCAATCGTCTGCGTTCCATAAACTTGCGTACATCCTCATCGGCTTGCTCTTTGGAAACAAGACACCGAGAGACTCCGAGTTCTTAAACTCTCTAATTGGCGTGTTATCAACAGTTAGtctgagccaaaaaaaaaaagaaaaaacagattgAGGATGAGAAATAATCATAAACATAAACCCTTGTTAGGGCTTTTAATGTGGTTTCCTTGTGGAGCAAGAAAGGTAAGGTTTTTGACTTTACATGATTCTTTGAGGGTTCCAGAGGATTGAATAAGTGTGGAAATTTGCTGTTGGGTCGAACCAGAGATGGAACTGTTGCTCTTTGTCACCTTTACCTTGAGTGTAAACATTGGTGTGTAGAGTATAAGGATCTCCACTCATATTACCCAAGAACTCAAAATCAATCTCATCCCAGGTCGTTCCTTCCGATTTCAActgcaaagttaaaaaaaaacaaacacacaatTATTAAGATAACTCTTACAAGTTAATTTATTCAAATCACATTAAAACTCCAAGGTTATGTTACTTACATAGAAAGTTGTGACTGTGCCTGCTGAGTTACCAGGAACAAGCTTAATCTGCATATCAATCTTACCGAACAAATACTCTGTTTTGGATTGAAAACCAGAACCAGATGATTTGTCTAAGGTGAGAGTAAGAAGCTGGCCGTTGTTGAGTATCTTCCCGCGGCCGTTTCCCCAAGCCACGTTGACGTCGCTGTTGAAGTCAGCGGTGGAGGCTGAAAACGCCGCCGCGAGGAGAGCtgtgaataataatattttgaaaggaGACATTGTTGTGTGTGCGTACGTGTGGGTGTATGTGTTTGGAGTTTGGTGAGGAATGtgaggaagagaggagaagagagagaggtaTATATAGTGGGTGGAGAGTAATAAGTAATGCTAAGAGGAGAGTGGGTGAGAACAAAAGAGGCTAAATATCAAGACACTGCATGCAAGATGTATTACAGCTGGACTCTCGAGTACTTCCATCATTTGGTGAACAGGTTATCTTAGCATCcttaattaaaatatgttatatgtatataaacatGGTCATATTGTTAGAAACATGTTGTTTCATTCTTTAAGAGTATGTTTGAGAAGActacaaaataatgaatttatatCTGCTTTTCTATAAAGTCTTGTATTGATAAATGCTAGTATTAACTTTTCCCTTTGATTAACAGTACCTGAGTACtttctttgatattttctttgtttgccAGTTTTGACTTTTAgttttaagaaatatttaaGTAATCGTTTGCTATATAATTGGTTGCatgtttttgtatatattttacacGGATTTCTAAATTCGAAGTTGCTTGTATATCTTCATTCACCACGCAGAGGCCTGTCTAGTGGGAGGAGGGAGGAAAAAGATAAGTGGTCTAGAGGGATATTACGTGTGGAATTGTTCCACTTCAGTTAATCGAATTTTAGTTGAAATTTGAGGAGAATATGTATTAGGCATATCTTTTTCTTGAAATACATATTATGATATTCTTTGTTGTAGTTATAAGACTTTGTGTCCAGTTATTGGGTCGTAACTAGACCATGTTtcttatataattcttttttcttGAATAAAACTTGTTTCAATTCTCAATTCGAACTTTTCGATTGTACATATTTTCCTGGCAACCGATACTATTATCTGGTGtgattaaaaagtatatatcGTTATTATGTGAATGGAGCGTAGACGCAACGACAAAAAGTATGAGTTTAGTTGTATGGGTTAAAGGTTTGGTTGCGTTAGCAAAGTTGCAAGTAGGAGCATATAcacgttttcttcttcttctttctcttgttAATGAAAAATGTCAATTTCTTTTGGTTGGTCACTAATTAATGAAAGGACTCAATAAAGATGTTCCATTGCAAAGAAATGAAAAGTTATAAATCACGATGTGCAACTATACgtatattatttacttttaaccAGCGGCGGTAGTCCAGTGGTGCTTGAAAGAAACAAACTCAATAAAACGAACCCTGGTTCGAACCTCGCTGGCCAtacggatatgagttattgttTTCGACTTATTTAAATGTCCATAAGAAGATCTATCCGTAGGCTGTATTTCCACCCGAGAGTTAGATCTGTATTCTTAATAGACCCGAGTTTAAccatttattttagtaaaaaaaactatacgTATAGGTCTAATTCAAGTTTTCTCTCAATAAAATGATAGTtacaaaatgtatataataatataatacacATTACTAATTGGAATACACATATGGCAAATTAAAACACCTATTAGTCCATAGTTCAGGTAGAAATAAGTTGAGGAAAccacaaacaaaataaatttaatgcCTGTCTATGAGGACAACTACTGATATTTATTGGAAATGACTAATGAATATGAGTGGTCCAGACTCAAATGCTATTTTCTTCAAGCACCAAAACTATTTCATCCTCATTTGTTCATTTGCATGAACAAGCAACGTTTGGtatttctgattttttgttaactttgtCTTCTGCTTTCACGCCGAAAGTACTAACAAATGGTCAATTTTCCCCCAAAAAATCACACTATTGAGTTTTCACATCGTTGCCAAATAATAttgtaaaactatacattatCAACAAGTTAAACCTTAAATGTATGCATGTAGGTCGACGAGGAACGTC contains these protein-coding regions:
- the LOC108820050 gene encoding xyloglucan endotransglucosylase/hydrolase protein 24; this encodes MSPFKILLFTALLAAAFSASTADFNSDVNVAWGNGRGKILNNGQLLTLTLDKSSGSGFQSKTEYLFGKIDMQIKLVPGNSAGTVTTFYLKSEGTTWDEIDFEFLGNMSGDPYTLHTNVYTQGKGDKEQQFHLWFDPTANFHTYSILWNPQRIILTVDNTPIREFKNSESLGVLFPKSKPMRMYASLWNADDWATRGGLVKTDWSKAPFTASYRNIKIDGCAHSNGRSSCTTTKPSSNWYTQEMDSTSQARLRWVQKNYMIYNYCTDTKRFPQGIPRECATRS